CACCCGCTGCGTCGGCACCTGCTGCGGGCCACAGCGAAATCCCCGATTTCGGCATCCCGCACGAGGACGAAAAGCTGTCGGGCATGCGCAAGACGATCGCGCGCCGCTTGAGCCAGTCGATGCAGGAAGCACCGCATATCTACCTGACCGTCGACATCCGCCTCGACGCGCTGCTCAAGCTGCGCGGCGAGCTCAACGCCAGCCTCGAAAGCCGCGGCGTCAAGCTCAGCGTCAACGACATGCTGATCAAGGCGCTCGCGGTCGCGCTCGAACGCGTGCCGTCGTGCAACGTCAGCTTCGGCGGCGATGTGATGCGCAAATATAGCCGCGCCGACATCTCGGTCGCGGTCAGCATCCCGGGCGGGCTGATCACCCCGATCATCGTCGATGCCGGCGGCAAGTCGATGTCGAAAATCTCGACCGAAATGGCCGAGCTCGCGGCGAAGGCCAAGGAAGGCAAGCTCCAGCCCAGCGAGTATCAGGGCGGCACCGCCTCGATCTCGAACATGGGCATGATGGGGATCAAGCAGTTCACCGCAGTGATCAATCCGCCGCAGGCGATGATCATGGCGATCGGCGCGGGCGAGAAGCGGCCTTATGTCGTCGACGACGCGCTTGCCATTGCCACGGTCATGTCGGCGACCGGCAGCTTCGACCACCGCGCAATCGACGGCGCCGACGGCGCGCTGCTGATGAAGACCTTCAAGGAACTGGTGGAGAACCCGCTGGGGCTGGTTGCTTGATCGGATAAAGGCGATGCGCCTCGTTCGGCAGTTGTTCCATTTGCTGATCGGACTGCTTGCGCTCGCGTTTCTCGCCGCCGCAGCCAGTTGGGTGTGGCCTGAAGATTCAAGTCGAATATGGTTCTTCGCTTACGCCGCCATGGGCGGGACCGCGTTTTGGGAGCTGGTAGGAATGCTCCGCAACCGGAATGGCGAACAAGGAGATAATTGTGGCTGATACCAACTACGACCTCATCGTCCTCGGCTCGGGCCCCGGCGGCTATGTCGCGGCGATCCGCGCGGCGCAGCTCGGCCTCAAAACCGCGATCGTCGAGCGCGAGAATCTCGGTGGCATCTGCCTCAACTGGGGCTGCATCCCGACCAAGGCTCTGCTGCGCTCGGCCGAAATCTATCATTATATGCAGCATGCGGGCGACTATGGCCTGATCGCGCAGCAGATCAGCGCCGACATCGATGCGGTCGTGAAGCGCAGCCGCGGCGTCGCCAAGCAGCTCAGCCAGGGCGTCGCCTTCCTGATGAAGAAGCACAAGATCACCGTCCATATGGGTGAGGGCAAGCTGACCGCACCGGGCAAGCTGGAAGTGAAGGGTGAGAAGGGGACTGAAACCCTGACTGCCAAGAATATCATCGTCGCGACGGGCGCGCGCGCGCGCGACCTGCCGTTCGCGCCCGCCGACGGCAAGCGCATCTGGACCTATCGCCACGCGCTCGTCCCGCCCGAAATGCCGAAGAAGCTGCTCGTCATCGGATCGGGCGCGATCGGGATCGAATTCGCGAGCTTCTACAGCGACATGGGCGTCGACGTGACCGTCGTCGAAATGCTCGACCGTCTTGTCCCCGTCGAAGATGCCGACGTTTCGGCCTTCCTCGAGAAGCAGCTCAAGAAGCAGGGCATGACGATCTACACCGGTGCCGGCGTCGAGGAACTCAAGGCGACCGCGACCGGCGTCACCGCGAAGATCAAGACCAAGGACGGCAAGACCGAAAGCGCCGAGTTCAGCCACGCGATCGTCGCGATCGGTATCGTGCCGAACACCGAGAATATCGGGCTCGAAGCGCTCGGCGTGAAGACGACCAAGGGCCATATCGACACCGATGCGATGTGCCGCACCAACGTCCCCGGAATCTGGGCGATCGGCGATGTGACCGCGCCGCCGTGGCTCGCGCACAAGGCGATGCATGAATCGGTGATTTCGGTCGAGGCGATCGCGGGCAATCATCCGCACGCGATGGACCCGCGCAACATCCCCGGCTGCACCTATTGCCGTCCGCAGATCGCAAGCGTCGGCCTGACCGAAGCAAAGGCGAAGGAACTGGGTTACGAGGTCAAGGCGGGCACCTTCCCCTTCATCGGCAACGGCAAGGCGATCGCGCTCGGCGAATCCGAGGGCTTCACCAAGACCGTCTTCGATGCCAAGACCGGCGAACTGCTCGGCGCGCACATGATCGGCGCCGAGGTCACCGAGCTCATTCAAGGCTATACGATCGGCAAGACCGCCGAGCTGGTCGAGGATGATTTCATCGGCACCGTCTTCCCGCATCCGACGCTCAGCGAAACGATGCACGAGGGCGTGCTGGCAGCGTTCGGACGCCCGCTGCACATCTAGGCACGCTTGAACCCGTCGATCCTCCATTTTTCCCGGATGGGCAGCGTCATCAAGGCGCTGTTCTTCCTGGGGGTGGCGGCGATCGCTTTCACGGTCGCCGGCTTGATCCATATCGAGCGCGAGGCGCCGCGCGAAACCATGCTTCTGCCCGGCGGCCTCGATCTTCCGGCGCCCGCGCCGCACCGCGACCCGCTGGCGCCGCTCAAAATGCCTTTCCTCGTCGCCGCCGGCGGCGTGTCGCTATTCTTCGCCGGACGACACGGCCTGCGCGCGGCGACCCGCGAGGTCGCGGCAAGAGCCGAAGGCGGTCGCCTCCACCTCCATGCGAGCTACGGGGCGGAAGCCAGCCCGTTGCCCATCGATGCGATCACCGATGCCATTTTCGATCGTGCCGACCGTTTGCCGGGCGGTGGTTCGGGGCCGGTGAAACTCGGTGCGCGGCTGCGGCACGGCCTCTACCTTCGTTATCGTGCTGGCAGCGCGGTGCACGAACTCAGGTTGATCGACAATGATATCGACGGCGGGGCAGAACAGCTCCGCCGCTTTGCCGCCTATCTCGATGCCTGGCACCAACCGCGGCGCCCGCGGAACGGAGCCGACGCATGATGGGACGGTCCCCGCTATTGGCGGTCTCCGCGGCGTTGATCGCGGCCACGATCCTGCTGGGCCTCGCGGTCGGTGCGGGCTGGACCGAGACCGCCGACTGGCAGGTCTCGCATATACTCTCGTTGCGTATCGACGAAAGCGATCCGGTCTTTATCTCCTTCATGCAGTGGGCAAGCTGGATCGGCGGCGGAACGCCGCGCTGGATCATCGTCATCCTGCTCTGCGGGCTCGTGTGGCATTGGTGCGGGCCGCGCTGTGCGGTTGCGCTCGCCGGCATGTCGCTCCTCTCGAACCTCGCGTCCAGCCTGCTCAAGCTTGCCTTCGGCCGCGCGCGCCCCGACCTGATCGATCACCTCGACCATCAGACAAGCTATTCCTATCCCAGCGGCCATGCGACGAACGCCGCCGTCGTCTACCTTCTCCTCACCTGGCTCACACCCCCGCGCTGGCGCCCTTATGCCTGGACGCTCGCCGCCGCGATGATCATCCTCAACGGCTTCTCGCGAATCATGCTCGGCGTGCATTGGGCGAGCGACATCGTCGGCGGAACGATGCTCGGCGCAGCCTTCGCCTTGCTCGGGGCATGGTGGGTGCGCAGCCAGAAGATTGCAGCCTGAAACATTTTCCGCTGTCCTATCGGGTTCCGTTTTGCCATCCAGTTTGCGGGCACCAACAACGGGCGGACAAGATATGCAATCGCGAGTGAAGTTCGGCAGTTTTCTGCGGGGAATCATGTTTGGCTCGACGGCGCTGGCTGCAGCCTTTGCACTACCCGCGCAGGCACAGGACGGCACCGGCCAGACGGTGATCACCGCGGCGCGCTACATCGACGTGGCGACCGGCAAGACGGTCGAGTATCCCGCGATCTTCGTTGGCGCCGACGGCCGCATCTCGAACATCGCCGACGCACGGACGGTACGCTGGGGATCGAACGTCAAACATATCGATCTTGGCGACAAGACGCTCGTCCCGGGCCTGATCGACATGCACGTCCATCTCGACGGCCCCGCCGACATCGGCGGTTATCGCGGGCTCGAATTCACCGACAGCTTCTGGGGCATGACCGCGGTCAAAAATGCGAACGACATGCTGGGTGCCGGCTTCACCACGGTGCGCAATGTCGGATCGAGCGACCGTAACGATATCGGGCTCAAGCAGGCGATCGACGCGGGTTACGCGACCGGACCCCGCATCGTGCCGGCAGGCTATGCGCTCGGTGCGACCGGCGGCCATTGCGACAGCACCTTCCTGCCGCCCAGCCTTGAAAAGAAGGACGGCAAGGAAGAGGGCATCGGCGATAATCCCGAGGAGCTTCGCTATCAGGTTCGCCGCCAGCGCAAATATGGTGCCGAGGTGATCAAGGTGTGCGCGACGGGCGGCGTCTTCTCGCGCAACACCGAACCCGGCCAGCTTCAGGTGTCCGAAAAGGAGCTCGCCGCGATCGCCGACGAGGCGCACCAATGGGGACTTCGCGTCGCCGCGCACGCGCATGGCGCGTCGGGCATCCGCGCTGCGATCGCCGCAGGCATCGACACGATCGAGCATGTCAGCCTGGTCGATGACGAGGGCATTCGCATGGCCGTCGCGCGCAAGCAGCCGGTCTGGTTCTCGATGGACATCTACAACACCGAATATACGCAGGCCGAGGGCGCCAAGAATGGCGTGCTCGAGGACAATCTGCGCAAGGATCGCGAAGTGGCCCAGATCCAGCGCGACAATTTCCGCAAAGCGGTGAAGGCCGGCGTGCGCATGGTGTTCGGTTCCGACGCGGGCGTGATGCCGCACGGCGACGTCGGCAAGCAGTTCCGCGTCATGGTCGAGTACGGGATGACCCCGCTGCAGGCGATCCAGGCCGCAACCAAGAACGCCGCCGAGGCACTCGGCCGCGAAAAGGATGTCGGCGCGATTGCCGTCGGGCGTTACGCCGACATCGTTGCAGTCGACGGCGATCCGCTGGCCGACGTCCGCCAGCTCGAAAGCGTCGATGCGGTGGTGAAGGGCGGGGTGCTCGTCCGGGGCAAATAAGCCCCTACACCACCAGCCGGTCGACCAGTGCCTCGCGCATCGCAGGGGTGAAGTTCAGCACCGCCTCGGCATAGGTCGGGATATCGCCATGGTCGCGCCGCACCGTGGCGAGCGCGGCGTCGAGATAGGCGGGGTTGACCGACATCAGCGCGCGGATCGCATCGTCGTGGATCTCGGCGCCATAGCGCGAACGGATATGCGCCGCGCCCTGCGCGATGCGTTCCTCGATCTTGCCCGCGGTGTTGGTGAGGAGATAATCCTGCATCAGATCATCCTCATGGACGCCGAGCAACCGATGGACGATCGCGACGGCAAAGCCCGTGCGATCCTTGCCCGCGACACAGTGGACGAGACTGGGGGCATCATATTCGGCAAGCGCCGCCAGATAGAGCCGCAGCGTCGCGACGAGCGCGGGACGATAGGGCATGCCGGCATAGGTATCGATCATGCGCTCGCGCGCCGTTTCGACATCGATCGTTCCGCCCGCCGCCTGCAGATGCGGCGCAAGCCCGGCGGTGATACCGCCCGCATAAAGCACGCGCGCGGAGAAGGTTTCGGATCGGCGGCACGGATGCAATTCGCGCTCGTCGTCGCCGCGCAGGTCGACCACCGTCTCCAGCCCCAGCGCGTCGAGCGCGTCGAGATCGTCGTCGGTCGCCGCCTCATGGTGCGCCGAGCGCCACAAAGTCCCGTCACGCAGCCGCCCGCCACCCTCGACGGCATAGCCGCCATAGTCGCGGAAATTGTGGACGCCGGACAGCGGCAGGACGCGTTCGGCAATCATCATCATTCTCCTGTAAACACCGGGGGACGCTTTTCGACGAACGCATTGATCGCCTCGCGGTTATCCGCGGTTTCGTGGACGATCGCCTGATAGGCCGCGCTCAGTTCCAAAATATCGCTCATCCGGCTGTGCTGTGCTTCGCGCAGCAAACGCTTCGTCAGGCGCAGCGCGCGGGGCGGGTTGCAGACGATCCGCTCGGCGATGGCGATCGCACGGTCGAGCAGTTCCGCATCGGGCACGACGTCCGTTACCAGACCATATTCCTTTGCCTGCGCCGCGTCAAAGCGGTCGCCGGTCAGGAACAATTCGGCAGCGCGCGGATAGCCGAGAATTTTCTGGAGCAGCCAGGCGCCGCCGTCACCGGGAACGATGCCGACCTTGATGAAGCTGCACGCGAATTTCGCGCTTTCGGCGGCGATGCGAATGTCGCAGGTGCAGGCGAGGTCGGCGCCGAGCCCGATTGCATGACCGTTGACCGCGGCGATCATCGGCACCTCGCAATCCATCAGCGCGCGGATCACCGCCTGCACGCCCTTGCGGTAATTGGCGCGGGTCGAATCGGGCTGGTCGAGCACGCCGATGCCGGTGCGATCCTGCATGCCTTTCAGGTTTCCGCCGGCGCTGAACGCCTTGCCGCTGCCGGTGAGGATGATCGCGCTGACGCCGCGGTCATCGCCGAGGTCGCGCAGAGTGTCGATGATGTCCTGGCAGTCTTCATGCGTGCCGATCGCATTCATGCTCTCGGGCTTGATCATGGTCAGGATCGCAATCTTGCCCCGCCGCTCGACACTCAAAAATTCACCCATCTTCAATTATCCTTTGCTGCCTAACCAAAGCTATTGCATGGCTGGTGCGACATGCAAGGCTTTGCGCTCTATCCTTTTAATCCGCCCGGCGATGTTGGTGCACTGCGCGCCGATTTACGGGCTTGGCTTGCGATACATCAGCCGCAGGACGATGTGGTGGCGCGGGCGAATTGCTGGGCGAGTTTCGATCCCGATTTCAGCCGCGCGCTCGGCGCTGCGGGCTATGTCGGGATGACGCTTCCGGCGCAATATGGCGGCGGCGACCGGCATCCGCTGGGACGTTATGTGGTGATCGAAGAATTGCTCGCGGCGGGTGCTCCGGTCGGCGCGCACTGGATCGCCGACCGGCAGACCGGGCCGCTGATCCTGCGCTATGGCAGCGAGGAACAGCGCCAACGCTACCTGCCGGGAATCGCAAGGGGCGAACTCTACGCCTGCATCGGCCTGTCCGAACCGGGCGCCGGATCCGATCTCGCCGCCGTGCGGACGACGGCCCGCGAAACCGCCGAAGGCTGGCGGATCAACGGTCAGAAAATCTGGACCACGGGCGCGCATTTCTCGCACATCATGCTTGCGCTCGTCCGCACCGAAGAGGGAAGCGAGCGTAACGCGGGGCTCAGCCAATTGCTGATCGACCTCGATACGCCGGGTATTACGATCCGCCCGATCATCGATATGGCGGGAAGCCACGACTTCAACGAGGTTTTCTTCGACGATGTCCTCGTTCCTCATGGCGCCCTCGTCGGCGAACGCGGGCAGGGGTGGAAGCAGGTCACCGCCGAACTCGGGCTCGAACGATCGGGCCCCGAGCGCTATCTGTCGAGCCATGCGCTATTCGTGGCGCTGGTTGACGCGGCAGGCCCCGATCCCGATCCCGCGCTGGCGACATTGATCGGCGAGCTGGCTGCTGAAATGTGGACTCTGCGCCAGCTTTCGATGTCGACCGCGGCAAAGCTCGCGGCGGGCGATGATCCGATGGTTGAGGCATCGGTCGTTAAGGAGCTCGGCAATGCCTTCGAACAGGACATGCCCCGCCGCGTGCAGGCGATTGTCGATTGCGGATGGAGCGATGAAGATGATCTCGCGAAACTGCTCCGCGCCCTTCTCATCGCCTCGCCCAGCTTCTCGCTTCGCGGCGGAACGCGTGAGGTGATCCGCGGTATCATCGCGCGTGGATTGGGTCTGCGATGAGCGCTTCACGCGACATGCTCTGCGATACCGCACGCGCCGTCTTCGCCGAGGCTGCCGCGAAGGGGATTGCTCCGGTCGAG
This DNA window, taken from Sphingopyxis sp. YR583, encodes the following:
- a CDS encoding pyruvate dehydrogenase complex dihydrolipoamide acetyltransferase — translated: MPIELKMPALSPTMEEGTLAKWLVKEGDTVKSGDLLAEIETDKATMEFEAIDEGVVSQILVAEGTDNVKVGTVIAVIAGEDEDAGSAKAAPAPAAAAEPKAEAPAPAPAPAPSPTPAAPAAAPAASGDRIKASPLAKRLAAERGIDLSTVMGTGPGGRIVKDDLDGAATGAPAAAAAAPSAAAPAATAPAPAASAPAAGHSEIPDFGIPHEDEKLSGMRKTIARRLSQSMQEAPHIYLTVDIRLDALLKLRGELNASLESRGVKLSVNDMLIKALAVALERVPSCNVSFGGDVMRKYSRADISVAVSIPGGLITPIIVDAGGKSMSKISTEMAELAAKAKEGKLQPSEYQGGTASISNMGMMGIKQFTAVINPPQAMIMAIGAGEKRPYVVDDALAIATVMSATGSFDHRAIDGADGALLMKTFKELVENPLGLVA
- the lpdA gene encoding dihydrolipoyl dehydrogenase translates to MANKEIIVADTNYDLIVLGSGPGGYVAAIRAAQLGLKTAIVERENLGGICLNWGCIPTKALLRSAEIYHYMQHAGDYGLIAQQISADIDAVVKRSRGVAKQLSQGVAFLMKKHKITVHMGEGKLTAPGKLEVKGEKGTETLTAKNIIVATGARARDLPFAPADGKRIWTYRHALVPPEMPKKLLVIGSGAIGIEFASFYSDMGVDVTVVEMLDRLVPVEDADVSAFLEKQLKKQGMTIYTGAGVEELKATATGVTAKIKTKDGKTESAEFSHAIVAIGIVPNTENIGLEALGVKTTKGHIDTDAMCRTNVPGIWAIGDVTAPPWLAHKAMHESVISVEAIAGNHPHAMDPRNIPGCTYCRPQIASVGLTEAKAKELGYEVKAGTFPFIGNGKAIALGESEGFTKTVFDAKTGELLGAHMIGAEVTELIQGYTIGKTAELVEDDFIGTVFPHPTLSETMHEGVLAAFGRPLHI
- a CDS encoding phosphatase PAP2 family protein, whose amino-acid sequence is MMGRSPLLAVSAALIAATILLGLAVGAGWTETADWQVSHILSLRIDESDPVFISFMQWASWIGGGTPRWIIVILLCGLVWHWCGPRCAVALAGMSLLSNLASSLLKLAFGRARPDLIDHLDHQTSYSYPSGHATNAAVVYLLLTWLTPPRWRPYAWTLAAAMIILNGFSRIMLGVHWASDIVGGTMLGAAFALLGAWWVRSQKIAA
- a CDS encoding Xaa-Pro dipeptidase, whose amino-acid sequence is MQSRVKFGSFLRGIMFGSTALAAAFALPAQAQDGTGQTVITAARYIDVATGKTVEYPAIFVGADGRISNIADARTVRWGSNVKHIDLGDKTLVPGLIDMHVHLDGPADIGGYRGLEFTDSFWGMTAVKNANDMLGAGFTTVRNVGSSDRNDIGLKQAIDAGYATGPRIVPAGYALGATGGHCDSTFLPPSLEKKDGKEEGIGDNPEELRYQVRRQRKYGAEVIKVCATGGVFSRNTEPGQLQVSEKELAAIADEAHQWGLRVAAHAHGASGIRAAIAAGIDTIEHVSLVDDEGIRMAVARKQPVWFSMDIYNTEYTQAEGAKNGVLEDNLRKDREVAQIQRDNFRKAVKAGVRMVFGSDAGVMPHGDVGKQFRVMVEYGMTPLQAIQAATKNAAEALGREKDVGAIAVGRYADIVAVDGDPLADVRQLESVDAVVKGGVLVRGK
- a CDS encoding tyrosine-protein phosphatase, whose product is MIAERVLPLSGVHNFRDYGGYAVEGGGRLRDGTLWRSAHHEAATDDDLDALDALGLETVVDLRGDDERELHPCRRSETFSARVLYAGGITAGLAPHLQAAGGTIDVETARERMIDTYAGMPYRPALVATLRLYLAALAEYDAPSLVHCVAGKDRTGFAVAIVHRLLGVHEDDLMQDYLLTNTAGKIEERIAQGAAHIRSRYGAEIHDDAIRALMSVNPAYLDAALATVRRDHGDIPTYAEAVLNFTPAMREALVDRLVV
- a CDS encoding crotonase/enoyl-CoA hydratase family protein, producing MGEFLSVERRGKIAILTMIKPESMNAIGTHEDCQDIIDTLRDLGDDRGVSAIILTGSGKAFSAGGNLKGMQDRTGIGVLDQPDSTRANYRKGVQAVIRALMDCEVPMIAAVNGHAIGLGADLACTCDIRIAAESAKFACSFIKVGIVPGDGGAWLLQKILGYPRAAELFLTGDRFDAAQAKEYGLVTDVVPDAELLDRAIAIAERIVCNPPRALRLTKRLLREAQHSRMSDILELSAAYQAIVHETADNREAINAFVEKRPPVFTGE
- a CDS encoding acyl-CoA dehydrogenase family protein; this translates as MARANCWASFDPDFSRALGAAGYVGMTLPAQYGGGDRHPLGRYVVIEELLAAGAPVGAHWIADRQTGPLILRYGSEEQRQRYLPGIARGELYACIGLSEPGAGSDLAAVRTTARETAEGWRINGQKIWTTGAHFSHIMLALVRTEEGSERNAGLSQLLIDLDTPGITIRPIIDMAGSHDFNEVFFDDVLVPHGALVGERGQGWKQVTAELGLERSGPERYLSSHALFVALVDAAGPDPDPALATLIGELAAEMWTLRQLSMSTAAKLAAGDDPMVEASVVKELGNAFEQDMPRRVQAIVDCGWSDEDDLAKLLRALLIASPSFSLRGGTREVIRGIIARGLGLR